The Oncorhynchus nerka isolate Pitt River linkage group LG3, Oner_Uvic_2.0, whole genome shotgun sequence genome includes the window ttgaaagtcataaTCCTCACTGAAAGGGTATTTTACATTAAGAATCAAATGAAGATTATTCCAGTTTATTTTCACGAAGTCCCAAAATAAAAGGTTTACACTGCCCTCTTCTGTTCAAATCTGAGAAATTTGGGATTTGTGGTTTTCTGTAACAACTTCAAACTTGTTTCAAGATAATAACAATATTTAAATTCCGCAAAGAGTTTGTTAACCCATAATGACAGATCCGGCCCAATGAGAGGAGGCTCACCTGAAGAATAGGTAATCACACGAGGGGTCCCATTCATGATCGTCAAACATGGCCACCCGAAAGTCACAGGAGATACATTTCAGCTGGTCACACGACCTGTCAGCCCATGTTAAACAACGAGTCATTAAAATGTGATCCATGCTTACACACACTTAACATTAcaacagggttccccaactggtggcctgcgagtgattttatttggccccccacgttttctgagaaaaaaatatatatatatattttataattttattgttggacataagactgtCAAATATTTCACATAAGAACAAATTGGGATCGAAAGAGAGCGTTGATCAAACACATGCTTTACCAAAGTCTCATTATACTAGACTTTATGGCTTCCTGTGAATGACCATTTTGGTCTGCCTAAGATAATGACAACTGTAAAACATACAATAACATTGACAGCATGCAACAGAGATATACCGATGTCTTAGATAACATTTACTGAGTTTCAATAATAATGAACACATCTGAATTTTTGCAGTATAACACTGACAGAACGATACAGCCAGATATTATGATTCAACAGGCTGCAACACAAAACAAaccgttgtcggcaggattcgaacctgcgcggGAAGATCCCAATAGATTTCTAGTctatcgccttaaccactcggccacgacaactGCCTACATGTACGTCTACTACCTACCTACATGTACGACTACTACCAACCAACTATGCTCACATGAATATGTGAGGTTCTTTAAATTTGAGTTATTGGCACAAACTTACTTACTTTCTTGTTGCCTGTGGCAATGACTTCGTCTTTGCCGTTTTAGGAAGCTGTCCTGTCTGCAAATGTGTAAAGTTAAGCAAATATGAGACTACCTAGGGGGCAGCCCTTTTGCAATGTAACGTTGGCTAATACATTGGAATCAGAAGGTTAAATATGATAGCAACCTTCCCATTGGAAACAGGCTAAATACAATCAAACATAGCCTTGTATTTATCTAattatagctagctaatactgTGATATCCAGCTAATTAGCGACTATGGGTTGCTTATCTACTACTGGACAGTAGATGCTGTTATGTTTTAGCCAACAGCATTCAACATTGCAAGGCGATGTAGCTAAGGTTATTTACTCACGTTTAGCTCAAGGGAATCGAAGTCATCGTCAAGTATGTCCTCAAGACGGGCATCTATATCTTCGCTGTCCGTTTTTCTGGGTGTATCGTCAGTGGTGCTGACGGTGTGAAGCGAGGAACAGTTttagcaagctaacgttacaTAGCTAACTAGGTGATTTAGCTAACATGCTTGATGAAATAACAATGCATTTTAGGAAGGCTGGCGTTTGCAActaattagctaacgttacatagcTACCGCCGTTAGTTACGTTGCATAAGCTTCCACTGTGTCAGTCATGGTCAACCACTTGGTTTGCTAACGTTAGTCCATTTCCCCCGTACTAGTTAACGTTAGCCTGTTAACACTTGCATTTTACTATGCACCAGTTTTTTTTCTCCGTCAGTTTGTGTTAAACATTCCCTTGAAGTTGTGGCGTCAATGAAACATTGCGACAGAACTTTGTTTCAACCTCATCTAGCAATTCGTCCGCCATAGCTTCAGGTACTGCTGCTGTCATGAACAGGAGTGCTTGATTGACAGGCGTAACCTCATTTCAAGTAGGTAAAGATTGATACCGTGTAGCTAGTGAATTGTGTGTTGTGATACAATAAGAGATACTGGCTATCTATGATAGCTTGGGCAACCACTGGAGAAAAATATcacgttgtcggcaggattcgaacctgcgcggGAAGATCccaatggatttctagtccatcgccttaaccactcggccacgacaacatCTGATTTAAATTTTTGACAGAAATCTTTCATATCCAACATCTTTTGTCTATAAAAAGAGACTTCTGACATTTGAACTTATATTATGATTCAGCAGGCTACAGCACACAACAACAACCCGTTGTCCGCAAGATTTTGACCTGCTCGGGAAGATTTCTAGTCTGTCGCCTTAACCACAAGGCCTAGATAACTACCTCCTAATTTCACTTGTACGTGTAACTATGTTTCAATTATTACCATGTTGGGTAGTGAGTTAATTAATTGGTTTCTTCATATTGACTGTGGCAATGACGCTTCTCAGAAATGTTACTTAATCAATGACCAAGTACAAACATTTGTGAATAAATGAATTCAACATATAAAATAAGCattacaaactgggtggttcgagccctgaatgctgattggctgacatacTCGTGACGTGttccacgggtatgacaaaacatgtatttttactgccctaattacgttggtaaccagtttatgcAGGAATAGGCTGGCGAACaattggccggtgtaggccataattgtaaatacgaatttgttcttaactgacttgcctagttaaataaaggttaaaacataaataaaattataatagcaataaggcaccttgggggtttgtggtatattgccaatataccacggctaagtgcTGTATCCATGCACTCCACTTTGCGTAGtgattaagaacagcccttagccatggtatattggccatataccacacctcctcgtgccttattgcttaaacataaaacacaggaggttggtggcacctttatTTGGGAGGATAGGCTCGTGGTAACGTCTGGAAGCGGAATCAGTGgattggtatcaaatacatcaaacacatagtttgatgccattccatttgctccatgcCAGCCAtgattatgagctgtcctcccttcagcagcctaCACTGATATAAAATGTACTTTATAAAGAGAACACTGATGtaataccaccctgcataccactgttggcttgcttctgaagctaagcagggttgtttctggtcagttcctggaagggagaccagatgctgttgggagggccagtaggaggcactctttcctctgctctaaaaaaatatcccaataccccagggcagtgattggggtctctgccctgtgtagggtgtcgtctttcggatgggacgttaaacgggtgtccagactctctgaggtcattaaagatcccatggcaagAGTAGGGGTGTTTAACCCCCGtttcctggctaaattcccaatctagCCCTCAAACCACcacagtcacctaataatccccagtttacaattggctcattaatccccctcctctcccctgtaactattccccaggtcgttgctgcaaatgagaacgtgttctcagtcaacttacctgttaaaataacggataaataaaatgtACTTTATAAAGAGAATGTTAGTGCAAACCGTTAATACAGAAAGAGCTGTTCAGAGCAAAGGAAAACAGTAtgttccctgaccgggaatcgaacccgggccgcggcggtgagagcgccgaatcctaaccactagaccaccagggatcAGTTACGAGCCTATATGGACATTTCGAATTTAATAGAACAATACTTACATGTCTCTACAATATTCTAATACtattgttcgtgtttcttattttgtattatgttgcgtttatttattaaaacactcactccctgaacttgcttcccgactctcagcgcacatcgttacagcCTGACTATACCTTAATTACAAAATAATGCTATCACTGCATTCTTACAAAACACAACCTATTCTTTTTTTGTCATGCTTCTTACCTCTCATATGTCATACCTCTCTTATTTTAGCCACCACTTACTAACTTAATGACTCTATAATGGATGGGGAGCTGTGGTTTCTCTTTTATTTTACAGAATAAGCTCTCACTTTAACTTTCATTCTGTATAAGTTTGTCATAATGGCCCTGATACTTTCAATTTATCAGAAAGGGTGTAGGCTACAGTTTCTGTTTTATTTCTTTGAAAAGCCTACACATATTGGTTCTACAGGACCGGTCAGAGGGTTGTCTGCCTCCCTCTGCTCTAGAGGTGAACTCTCCAGAAAGTAGACATGACATTTAGGCTCCTTGCTCAGCTTCAAAAGTTCACTAGTCTTTCTCTGCCTTTCCTCATTCAAGTATATAATGAGCCCAAACTAGCTGAACAGGatctcacacacagacatcatGTTTTATGGAACCCTGTCCCGA containing:
- the LOC115114147 gene encoding cilia- and flagella-associated protein 418-like codes for the protein MTYESTTDDTPRKTDSEDIDARLEDILDDDFDSLELNTGQLPKTAKTKSLPQATRKSCDQLKCISCDFRVAMFDDHEWDPSCDYLFFRSNMRDCQKLRAKLRRRKGARVYACQCSWHSARDLTDLRGQHQLKWVCGKHDV